From one Amaranthus tricolor cultivar Red isolate AtriRed21 chromosome 17, ASM2621246v1, whole genome shotgun sequence genomic stretch:
- the LOC130803909 gene encoding calcium/calmodulin-regulated receptor-like kinase 2, protein MARETKLAIIFTSTGVLIGIFLSSLVFFCLRWYKKRSDFRSHRTSNLPIRKNDNGHALGLDSSASQSESVVVPLPDLPTKNLSPLWLNHHHKSHTTSVSGTPKYSYKDVQKATQNFTTILGEGSFGPVYKATMPAGGVVAVKVLASDSRQGEKEFQTEVSLLGRLHHRNLVNLVGYCVDKGQYMLIYEYMSNGSLEKLLYSEEDTLTWDERLQIALDISHGIEYLHEGAVPPVVHRDLKSANILLDHSMRAKVADFGLSKEEVFDGRKSSLKGTYGYMDPAYISTSKSSLKSDIYSLGVIFFELITAIHPHQNLMDYVNLATMDPDGGVDEILDKRLVGNCNPEEVKSLAKIAFRCLHKTPRKRPSSGEISQAIVKIKQRRLAKGATMSFVGDDLPRLKSVIEDQQTVLSKIVSRNDDQ, encoded by the exons ATGGCTCGTGAAACTAAGTTGGCCATAATATTCACCTCTACTGGAGTTTTAATTGGCATTTTCTTATCGTCACTTGTGTTTTTCTGCCTTCGATGGTACAAAAAGCGCTCGGATTTTCGTTCGCATAGAACATCGAATCTCCCTATCCGCAAGAATGACAATGGCCATGCCCTGGGCCTCGATTCTAGTGCTTCACAATCAGAGTCTGTTGTTGTTCCTCTACCAGATCTCCCCACCAAGAATTTATCACCCTTATGGttgaatcatcatcataaaagtCATACAACCTCAGTTTCCGGCACACCAAAGTACTCATACAA GGATGTTCAGAAGGCCACTCAGAATTTTACGACTATATTGGGTGAGGGTTCGTTTGGTCCAGTATACAAGGCCACAATGCCAGCAGGTGGAGTGGTTGCGGTTAAAGTTCTAGCCTCCGACTCGAGACAGGGTGAGAAAGAGTTCCAGACCGAG GTATCTCTCTTAGGTAGATTGCATCACCGAAATCTAGTGAATTTGGTGGGATACTGTGTGGATAAAGGGCAGTATATGTTAATTTATGAGTACATGAGTAATGGCAGCTTGGAAAAACTATTATATA GTGAAGAAGATACATTGACCTGGGATGAGAGGCTTCAAATAGCTCTGGATATATCACATGGGATCGAGTATCTTCATGAGGGG GCAGTTCCACCAGTCGTACATCGGGACTTGAAAAGCGCTAACATATTACTGGATCATTCTATGAGAGCAAAG GTTGCTGATTTTGGCCTTTCCAAGGAAGAGGTTTTTGATGGTCGGAAATCAAGCTTGAAAGGTACATACGGGTACATGGATCCTGCCTATATCTCCACGAGCAAGTCCAGTTTGAAAAGTGACATTTACAGTTTAGGAGTTATCTTCTTTGAACTCATAACTGCAATACATCCACATCAAAACTTAATGGATTATGTCAATCTT GCAACAATGGACCCAGATGGAGGAGTGGATGAAATACTCGACAAACGACTTGTCGGGAACTGCAACCCTGAAGAAGTGAAGAGTTTGGCTAAAATTGCTTTCAGATGTTTACACAAGACACCACGGAAGCGCCCCAGTAGTGGGGAAATATCTCAGGCAATTGTAAAGATTAAACAACGACGTCTAGCTAAAGGTGCAACTATGTCCTTTGTTGGAGATGATCTTCCTcgattgaagagtgtgattgaAGACCAGCAGACAGTGTTGAGTAAAATTGTGAGCAGAAACGACGACCAATAG
- the LOC130803929 gene encoding uncharacterized protein LOC130803929 yields the protein MKELGAKNQVTKTTIAGRKMMIIHKNQGFDDDQRVMKNPTSVFSGAPKVNDHTTSGYSSMKLNEAYSTTDYHGNDQEIRSNALKDSSMVSHDVSHTKVEKAFLNQRNSKPTSSNSIKETIIQDYETRVKKDDESKRLLEATKEIMKLMNRDYGGRKKPKRRTPINNNNPKH from the exons ATGAAG GAACTTGGAGCCAAGAATCAAGTTACAAAGACAACTATAGCAGGAAGGAAAATGATGATCATTCACAAGAATCAAGGATTTGATGATGATCAAAGGGTGATGAAAAATCCAACTTCAGTTTTTTCAGGTGCTCCTAAAGTTAATGATCATACTACAAGTGGTTATAGCTCTATGAAGTTGAATGAAGCTTATAGTACTACTGATTATCATG GAAATGATCAAGAGATCAGATCAAATGCTTTGAAGGACTCTTCTATGGTATCACATGATGTCTCACACACTAAG GTGGAGAAGGCTTTTCTCAATCAAAGAAACTCAAAGCCAACATCAAGCAACTCCATCAAGGAAACAATCATACAAGATTATGAAACAAGAGTTAAAAAAGATGATGAGTCAAAGAGACTTTTGGAAGCAACTAAAGAGATTATGAAGCTAATGAATAGAGATTATGGAGGAAGGAAAAAACCCAAGAGAAGGACaccaattaacaataataatcccaAGCATTAA
- the LOC130803912 gene encoding GDSL esterase/lipase 7-like, which yields MENRRMIIIITFLCLLLPEFNAVANVQSGVTTEPITPAFFIFGDSLIDNGNNNYLFSGAKANYYPYGIDVGGPSGRFSNGLTVVDYGARYLGLPLIPPYFSITSFGKHILRGINYASAAAGILEDTGRHYGQRTTLSGQISQFQETLALKLAPLFESQDAINQYLAKAVFLVDIGGNDYLNNYLQPERYDSSRLYSPESYADLLRDTLTAQVTRLYNLGARKFVLAGSGPLGCIPVYLSRSSDGNCMQNVNNLIIAYNNRLIEMKNTLNNSLPGSLFVYQNTYDLVNDMVHNPSTYGFTTSNKACCGNGKNGGELTCLPLQAPCPERDHYLFWDSFHPTQAANAIIARRGYSQYATDCTPISIYQLAQL from the exons ATGGAGAATAGAAGAATGATCATCATTATCACATTTCTCTGCTTGTTGTTACCTGAATTTAACGCGGTTGCAAATGTTCAAAGTGGCGTGACAACTGAACCGATCACTCCAGCTTTCTTCATCTTCGGTGACTCCCTGATAGACAATGGAAACAATAACTACTTGTTCTCGGGCGCAAAGGCAAATTACTACCCGTATGGAATAGATGTCGGAGGACCATCCGGGCGGTTTAGCAATGGTCTTACGGTTGTAGATTATGGAG CGCGGTATTTGGGGTTACCTTTGATACCGCCATACTTCTCGATAACATCATTCGGAAAGCACATCTTGAGAGGGATTAATTATGCATCAGCAGCAGCTGGGATACTTGAAGACACTGGAAGACATTAT GGGCAACGAACAACCTTGAGCGGGCAGATATCCCAGTTTCAGGAGACTCTAGCACTGAAATTAGCGCCGCTTTTTGAGAGCCAAGATGCAATAAACCAGTACCTCGCAAAAGCAGTCTTCTTAGTCGACATTGGAGGGAACGACTACCTCAACAACTACCTTCAGCCAGAGAGATACGACAGCAGCCGTCTATACAGTCCAGAATCATATGCTGATCTTCTCAGAGACACACTTACAGCCCAAGTAACT AGATTATACAACCTAGGTGCAAGAAAATTTGTGCTAGCCGGATCAGGTCCCCTCGGATGTATACCTGTATACTTATCCAGATCAAGTGACGGAAACTGTATGCAGAATGTCAATAATTTGATCATCGCATACAACAATCGACTAATCGAGATGAAAAATACTCTTAACAACAGCCTACCAGGTTCATTATTCGTCTATCAAAATACTTATGATCTTGTCAACGACATGGTCCACAACCCTTCTACTTATG GGTTTACTACGTCAAACAAGGCCTGTTGTGGGAACGGGAAAAATGGAGGGGAACTTACATGTCTTCCGTTGCAAGCACCGTGTCCAGAGAGAGATCATTATCTCTTCTGGGATTCGTTCCACCCAACACAAGCAGCAAACGCCATCATAGCACGCAGAGGCTACAGCCAGTATGCCACTGACTGCACTCCGATCAGCATCTATCAGTTGGCACAACTATAA